Genomic segment of Malus domestica chromosome 15, GDT2T_hap1:
CCTGTTAGAGTATATAATCAAGTAATCAGGATTGTGACATTTGTCAAAGTGTAAAAGGATAGATTACAAGAATTGGTTAGTTAGTTAGTCCAAGTTGTATGGGTAAGGATAAATGTAACTAAATCTTGTACAAGATATATAGTGAATGTAAAGATGAGAAACATAACAAGAAAATATACAGAAAgatttctatctctctctctctctatctcttctctcttctaagatcttcttcttcttcttcctcttccttctgaGTGTTTCTAATCTTTCGATGCATTAGTAGAGATTATTGTACTatggttaacatggtatcaatcgcccGAATTGCTTAGACAGCTTCTTCGTTTTTGATTTATTGTGCTTCCGCTTCATCTCTTATCTCTGTGTGAATTCTTTGTGATTTTCTGGGCATCTCTCTTCACTCCTAAGGTCTTTGACTCAGTTGGGTTTTTCTTGCCTACcaagtgtttgtttttattcctCAAAGACAATTCTTCAAAATGGTTACAGTTTCTCAACTACAAATCTTGCAGTCTCCAATTACTGGGTTGATTTCTTCTGTATCATCATCTGTGTCGgttaagttggatgattccaACTATCTTCAATGGCATTTTCAAATGCAGTTGATGCTTGAAAGATATGGGATAATGGGTTTTGTTGATGGCTCTACTTGCTGTCCACCTCAATACTTgagtgattttgaagttttatcTGGTGGTGTTGGTCCAAGAATCGAGACAGATGATTACAAAGTATGGAAGATGCATGATAGGGCTCTTATGCAGCTTATCACTGTAACGCTATCGTCTGTTGCTATTTCTTGTGCGATTGGAAGTGTCTGTGCTAGAGATTTGTGAGTTCGTCTCCAAGAAAAGTTTTCCACGATTAGCAAGACTTCAATATTTCAACTCAAGTCTGATCTTCAGACTATCAAGAAAGGGGCAGATTCTGTGACTCAGTATCTTCAAAGAATTAAAGAGGCAAGAGACTATCTTGCAACTGCAGGGGTTAACTTTGACGATGAGGACATTGTTATTTTGGCTTTGAATGGTTTATCTGCGGAGTATAACACATTTCAGTGTGTAATTCTTGGTAGAGAGAATGTGATTTCTCTTAAAGAATTCAGGGCTCAATTGCATGCAGAAGAAGCAATTATTGAGAACAGTCAAAGTTTACAATTTTCTACTGCATTGTTCGCTAAGAATCAAGGTTCTAATTCTGGGGTCGCATTTTCTGAATCTCAAGGAGTCTTTAATTCTGGATTACAGGCTTCAAATGGTTTTCATGGGAACTATGGCTCATCTCATTTCTTTAATAGTGGTCACAAGTCTAAGTACAAGGGTAAAGGCAAAGATGGGAACTTTTAGGGTCAGAATTATTTTAACAATCAGGGACAAACGTATTTCAATCTGAAACCTGTGGTTCATGATTTTACTCATATAATTCTTGGTAATCCTTCTTAGCTTCATAATGGTTCATCTTTGTCCAGTGTCATATGTCAGTTATGTTCTCAACAAGGACACAGTGCTGCTACATGTGTGTATAGAAACATTGACACATCTGAGACTTCTGAGAATTGCCAAATCTGTGATCGAAGTAATCATACTGCCAAAACCTGCTTTTATAGGAATAAGAATCGATCTCAACCCTCATAAATGACTGCTATCCAAGCTATGTTTCCTGGTTATATGCAGACTCAATATATGTCTCCTATGATGTCTGTGGTCTCTCCTAACATGTCCTCTATGATGAATATGATGTCTTCCAATTGTACATCAAATCTTCAACCTTCTGCACATATGGCCACTTCTAGTGCATATGCCCTTGCCTATATGCATGCCTCCACTTCTAATGCTCCTGCCCTATCCAATTCTGCATCTCCACAAGTTTGGCTGACATATTCTGGTGCCACTAATCACATGACAAACGATTTCAGCAATTTGTCTCTAGCATCTCCATATCCAACTAATGAGACTGTTCAAACAGCAAATGTGGAAGGTTTACAAGTTTCTCATATTGGGAACTCTCTTATTCGGCCATCATCACAGTCTCTCAGATTGAATTCTGTTCTTTACATTCCTAAATTGTCTCATAATTTGTTGTCAGTTCATAGATTATGTCTTGACAACAATTGTTGGCTAATATTCGATGCTTATTGTTTTTGGATTTAGGAAAAACCCACAGGGAGAATCTTGTATAAAGGACTCTGCAACAATGGACTGTATCCAATTCCTTCCTTTCCTCATTTACCATCAAGTTCATCATCTCATCTACAAGCTAATCCACATGTTGCTCTTCTTGGACATACTGTGAATTCAACCTTATGGCATTGCAGACTAGGTCACCCTTCtaatcccatagtttctcttaTCCTTCGAAAGTCAAACGTTGCTGTTAAAACAGATGTGTCACCTACTTGTTTAGAAGGAAAATTTAGTAAACTTCCTTTCTCTCATACTTTTACAAAATCTGTAACACCATTTGAAATTGTACATAGTGATCTTTGGGGACCTGCACCTAGTGTATCTGTGGATGGTTTCAAGTATCATGTCATCTTTGTTGATGAGTGTACCCGATTCTGTTGGTTTTTTCCCTTAATCAATAAATCTGATCTTTGTTCAGTGTTTGTTAAATTCTACCATTTTATCTTTACTCAATTCTCAGCAAGAGTTAAGATATTACAGAGTGATGGGGGGTGAATATATTAGTAAACCTATGCAGTCCTTTCTTGCTCAACATGGCATTTCTCATCATAAATCATGTCCCTATACACCTGAACATAATGGCTTGGTTGAAAGAAAACATAAACATGTAGTCCAAACAGCACTTACTTTGTTACAAAATGCACATTTACCTTCTAAGTTTTGGTCTTTTGCATGCCAAACTGCCATCTACTTGATTAATCGAATGCCATCTtccattcttcaaaatcaatcaCCTTTTGAACTCTTATATTCTGCAATTCCTGAAATCCAGCATCTAAGGGTCTTTGGTTGTGCTTGCTTTCCACTTTTACAACCTTATAACAACAACAAATTACAACCTAAGTCTGCAAAATGTCTCTTTTTGGGATATGCCTCCAACTATAAAGGTTATATATGCTTTGAACTTACCCTTGGCAAGATATATATCTCAAGACATGCCATTTTCAATGAAATTGACTTTCCATACAGTGCTTTGAGTCCTAAGTCACATTGTTCAGGGTCCCAAAGTGTAAAAGCTTATAGTAATACATCAACCCTGCCTATTGTGATGCCAAACTTGCAAAATATCCTTGTTTCTCCATCATCAACTCCTTCTCTAAcccatgaaccttctcactcttcTCAGTCATCATCTTTACCCCAGTTCATTGCTGCACAAGATTCTCCAACTCCTGTGGTTCCTGATTATAATCCAGAAAGTTTACAAGTGGTCCTTGATATACCACCAGTGAATTTACATCCAATGCAAACTCGTTCCAAGAGTGGAATTGTGAAGAAAAAGGTGTTTTTTACTACTGCACACACCTCCACAGTGGTTGATTTGACTACCATTGAACCTGTAACATATAAGTCTGCACTGAAGGTTCCAGTATGGCTCAATGCAATGAAGGAAGAACTTAATGCTCTTTATTCCCAGAAAACATGGAGCTTGGTTGATCTTCCACCCAACAAGAATTTAGTTGGGTGTAAATGGATTTTTAAAGTGAAGAGAAACGCTGATGGGAGTATTGCAAGACACAAGGCTCGCTTGGTCGCTAAAGGGTTTAGTCAGGAAAAAGGTTTGGATTATGGTGAGACATTTAGTCCGGTTGTTAAACCAACAACTGTGAGACTCATCCTTGCTCTTGCTGCTCATTATAATTGGCCATTATGACAACtagatgtgaagaatgcctttctTCGTGGCATTTTAAATGAGGAGGTCTATATGTCTCAACCTCCAGGTTTTGAGGATCCTCAATTTCCTTATCTGGTTTGCAAGTTACATAAATCCCTATATGGTCTTAAACAAGCACCAAAGGCTTGGAATGATAGGTTTACTCAGTTCTTACCACAATTGGGGTTCAAAACCACTACTTCAGATTCTTCATTATTTGTTAAACTTGTTAATGGTGCTATTGTGGTTCTTCTCTCATATGTAGACGATATCATCATTACTGGAAGTGCATCCTTTGCTATTCAACAGGTTGTTGCAACGTTAACCAACAAGTTTGAGCTTAAGGATCTTGGTCCTTTACATTTCTTCTTAGGAATTCAAATTTCCAAAACTGCTCAAGGACTGTTTTTGTCTTAAGAAAATTGTATTGTTGACTTATTGAAGAAGACTGACATGACAGATGCCAAACCTGCAGTCACACCATGTTTGCCTTATCATAGACTCCCCAAAGATGATGGTCAGCCTTTCAATAACCCTGCTCTTTATCGGAGTGTGGTTGGCGCCTTACAATACCTTGTGTTCACCCAACCTGATATTGCTTTCTCTGTGCATCAGGTTAGTCAATTTATGCAAGCCCCAATGATATCCCACTTCACTGCAGTTAAACGGATATTAAGGTATCTCAAAGGTTCTTTGTCTAAAGGGATTACTTATAGTAAAAGAAAGTTGCTTCTTAAAGCCTTTAGTGATGCTGACTGGGCCAAGGATCCCAATGATAGACGTTCAACTACGGGTTTGGTTGTTTTTCTTGGAAATAATCCAATCTCTTGGTCCTCCAAGAAACAGCAAATTGTCTCTCGTTCATCCACTGAGGCTGAATATAGAGCCCTGTCTACCACATCGGCTGAATTAGACTGGATTCAACAATTGCTTGTATTCTTGCAGATCCAACCTTCTGATCCTCCAGTGTTATTCTGTGATAATATGTCTGCTATAACACTTTCTTTTAATCCAGTAAATCATCAGCGCACAAAGCACATTGAAGTTGATGTTCATTTTGTGTGTGAAAGGGTTGCAAGCAAGAAGCTTCTAGTACAATTTGTTTCTTCCTCAGAACAGTTTGCAAACATCTTCACTAAGGGACTCAGTACACCTCTTTTTAACACACATTGCAGCAACCTTATGCTTGGTTTCTCTAAGGGGGGATGTTAGAGTATATAATCAAGTCATCAGGATTGTGACATTTGTCAAAGTGTGAAAGGATAAATTACAAgaattagttagttagttagtccAAGTTGTATGGGTAAGGATAAATGTAACTAAATCTTGTACAAGATATATAGTGAATGTAACGATGAGAAACATAACAAGAAAATATACATAAAgatttctatctctctctctctatctcttctctcttctaagatcttcttcttcttcattctaAGTGTTTCTAATCTTTCGATGCATTAGTAGAGATTACTGTACTATGGTTAACACTTCCCAGCAAAATACCGCCCCCCCACTTTTCGAGCAATTAGATTAAAAAGATGAATGGGTACACACCCCACTTTCCAAATTTTCTCCAACTACCCCCAAAGTCTTCTGGGTTtctagaagaaatttcaaaactgTCTCCAAGATATTTTCGAGCCTTCTGTTGCTGCGTTTTACAACGCTAGTGTGCTTGTGTGAGAGAGAATATATccgaagagagagggagagggaaagATAGAAACCCACTAATGGACAAAGCCACAACAAAGGTTGAGTAAATCGGCGAGATCTGAGGTCGCCTCCGGCGAGGGAACACTGACCGGAGCTTATTCTTCGCCTCCAGGAACCGCATCGTTTCGAGGTTCTGCAGTGCACAGATAGATTTGcacttcatttttttaattaagtttgAAATTAGAATTTTTGAATTTGCAGAGAGTTCGTGTGAGGGTTGTTTTGTTGTTTAGATTtgcaaagaagagaaatgagggagGGAATTTTGGGGGAAGGGAAGGGCTGGGTTTTTGGGGAAGGAGAAAAGGCTTGGTGGTAGGGGTGGGTATCAGGGAAGAGGAAGGGTGTCTGTGGGTGAGGGGATAGAGGGGTGGATAAGTGGGTAAGACGAAGGGGGttcaagtttattttttattttaaattaattattttaatatttgttaatgacacgtggcatctAGTTATTTTTCACATAGGcgtcacgtcatcagttaatagaaaacttaacagtttgactaacggatgtatgagactgtcctaaAATTTACACTtcaggtatgactctgggacgaaaaaaacttgatgtactaaatgttgaaaaccacgaaacatgaaggTAATAAACTAATATTTACCCTAAAAACTATTCGACCTCTCCGAGACTCCCATCGCCACTTATCTCTCTCCTCACTGCCCTCTCTCTCATTTCCGCCAAAACAATTGGTTTGTTGCCCACTTTTAGTCGTGGATGACGACGATTCtcaccaaaattattgaccttcATTAGATCATTAAGAATACGGAATACCTAGGTACGGGGCAGCTGAAACCTACATCCACAACAAAGTGATCGATCTTTCTTTTGAAAACCGGATTGCTGTAACAAGCCATTCATCTGGGATGCTGCCTTTCAATTCTCCACTCAATGCCTTCGCAACATGGGTTGTTGTTGCCTTCACAATGtacaatgttctaaaaatcggcctaggcgcTGGGCGGCGGAGCTCTGACCCGATTTAGACCGAAACGTTCAATAGGCGGGGAGGACTTAGGCGGCTACCTAGGCGCTTGCTAGGTGCCTTAGGAGGGCTAGGCGGCGCTAGGCAATCGTCTAGGCAGTTTAAATCTCGCTGCAATTTTTGCTACCGGATCTACAACTTCCGATCTCGTACATAGCAGCACAGCTCCGGTGAATTTTTGCATCTCTGTGaagatgagggaagagagagagagagagagtattaaAAATTTCAATCTGTGGTGGTGCAAGTTAGATTTGAGATCCAATTTTGAGGTTCTGAAAGTGAAAggccgaagaagaagaacgaagatGAGGCATGAGGGAAGAGAGTGCCAagagagaaagatagagagaaagaataAAAGATTAGGTTCTGAAAGggtaaagaagaagaaacgaaattCAAAAGTTGGTGATGGGTTCTTGGGTGATGAGAAAGAGTCAGATGGTTTTAATTATGAAACCACCCACTCATTAGATGGTTTTAAATATGAAACCACCCACTTacgtggggtttttttttttatagttttaaaAGTTTGGGAtgtatattatatgtatataaatgttatataaattataaattataaatcatttatataatattttgttttttttcctagGCAAGCATATTAGATATGTACATAAAACATTCACATATGTATGTTCTTCTAtaagaaataatatattattcaataattatttatatctgatatagtaaatttaattaattcatataatatataagaaatttatcTAAATCCGCCTAGATCCCGCCTAGCCGcttaggcgctaggcgctaACCCACCGTCCGACTAGCccctaacgttttttagaaccttgtacTCATCGGTTGCGACCTTTGCAATTGGTCATCATTCCGCATGTATCATGGGCTGATGTTGTCTCAATTGTTGACATGACAACCCAACATCATCTGGTATTAGCTGAAGCATACTTACTGCCGACTTCATTaatctttaattttgttttattttagagTTACTGTTGATTAATCATGGAAACTAATTCATATTTCTTTTGTAGGATTCTTTTGGTGACAAAAAGTTGATGACAAAGTTCCTATTAATTTAGTTTTTAGAATGGTACGAGGacttaagaaattaaaatacGAAATTGCATGTTAAATATTCATATACCAGCATTTAATTGTGACAAAGTTCCTATTATTAAAATTATGACAAAGTTCTTTTTTGATTTTCAACTTGTTAGAAAAATGGGTAAACGGATAAACAGTTACAGTTAAATAAATATGCGGTTGTGAATAtagttaaccgtttataaacggttatgagtgTGAGTATAACTGTTTagacaattacccaacgggtaaacggttacttGGATATGAGCATAAACAGTTATGGATAAATAACTGCGATTACCTGTCCACCATAACTGTTGCGCATCCCTAAGTAGGGATAAAAGGAGATGATCGCTAAGGGCAATGTGAAATATGCCCTACTGTTTTGACATCACAACGGGCCATATAATCTATCAGTAACTGGATTATACAACCATCAACAGTTAAATTAAATCTCGGCGGGCAGAGTTGCAGAAAGTAGAATGGATGATATATAGACATGCATTTAACATGTTCAATTCATGGTTCAGTAGGTGGTATGCATTTAACATGTGACAAAAATCAATCAAATACAAGTATACAGTTTATATAGAAATCGAATTCAACTACATAACtaaatatcaaatataaataattaaataaagttgtaAACAGAATCAAACATATATGGTAAATTATATAAAACTACTTCAACTAAGAGTCGcaccacaatctcatacctcatattttaaacgttgcaatgtcatacgtcaacttataaatttgttgcaatgtcatacttCTGTTAATTGATCCGTTAAATTATGACATGGCAAATGCTATGCCTATATTTTCTGACGTGGAATACCAAAATTATAAATAAgcaatttttcaacaaaattatcaaataaacaatttaaaaaatatatatgtcaaAAAAGTTAAATAAAGAAGGGGTCTCTTGATATGGGTCCAATTTTATAAGCCTGTTTTGAATGGAATCCACTTATATTACATAAGCAtaagtggggggggggggggctagTAAGTACAACAATCATCCATGTCAGCAATTAAAATGCACATAATTTACCAACAAAATTACAACAATTGCCATTAGATGGTTTATCAGGTCTCTTGCAGATTAATCTCATATTCAAAACCTTATCCTCCTATCTTTCAAATTGGTTTGCGTCCATATCCAGCGGAAACCTTGTTTTGAATCCTAAATCCGTATGAAGCTATGAAAGCTATAAATTTTCTCCCAGTATATGATGAAAACAAAATAGGCGAATATCTAGTTCGGGTTACCTGGTATACCTGGAGAACAGGTATTGTAACTTCTCGAAGATTTTAGCTTCATAATGGTCATCTGGTTTTGTCTTTCTAATATTTTGGTTTGATGATTTGGGCTTTGTTTTTGCAATGTTTGTTATCTGGATAACTGGTATTACACTCCCTCGATTTCAATATCAGTATTTGATAACAGGTGCTACCATATCTTtgctctaaatttttttttttttttcacttcaaTTGTTCGAGATTTTAGAGTTTGACGACAAGTATGAATTGGTGGCCAGTGTTTACGAAGCGTTAGTGAAGGCTTGCATTAGTTTGAAATAATTAGGGGGGGGTTAAGAGGGTTTATAATTACATTATTAGTAATGGGTTTGAGTTCGATCAATATACAAAAAACAGGGTGCTGCTTATGCATGTGAAATGTGGGATGATGATTGGTtcaatttgtttctctagtATTTTGGTATGCTGCTTTGGCTTTTTACTTTTATGGTGTTTGATACCTAGATTATAGGTACTATAGTTCATCTTTAATAATTGGTGTTTTAGTATTTGGAACTTTAATAATTGGTAGTTTAAATTGATACGTCGTTTATTTTGTAGagttacttttaaaataattagttCAGATTGTTAAATTGGTCTCTTTTTAACATTACTTATGTAAATATGATATGTAGTTTGGCTTGATATGTTatcatttgggttttatttagtATGTTTTGGAATAATCATGCTTATAGCAAACTTTGTATTACTTGTGGCCGAAGATGTTTTGcatggagagaaaaaaaaaaaagataagccTGGAGTACAAGTATGACCTTTTGAAGTTTCATCGCGTTATGGAAGAAATGAGACTTAGTGTGACAAATGCGCATCTTGAGTTAATGAATCATACACCGTTCGGGAGGTTGTTCAAAGCGTACCATGAGAATTTGATCATTGATGGTGTTTGCAGGAAATGTGATGCAAATATTGTGTCTATATTGAAGTTCTACGACCCAGTACAAAAAGCATTTGTTTTTGGTGGAATAATTGCAACAATAACTGTCAAAGATATAGCTGAGATTTTCGGGTTGCCTGATGAAGGGGAAGAGATCAACTTGAATAGTAGGAACTGCAAAAGTGCGTTTAGAGGTTTTTATGAGAGATGTCTTGCAGACATCAAAGATATAAGTAAGAAGATATTGGAAGAAAGGATTTTGAGAGTGGTTAAGTTGCATGGTAGTGTGCATGAGGGTGATTTTGTGCGactggtttgtttatatttttgctTGACACTGTTTTTCAGTACGAGTGGAAATAATACTAGTTTGTACATGGTTGGGTACGTTGAGGATATTACCAAGATGAAGGATTATGTGTGGGCTGTAGCAGTAAATAATTGGTTGTTGGGCACAATTGATAATATGGGAGAACGTTACGAAAGTGTAACTGGTTGTGTAATTGGATTATTGGTATGTTAATCtacattttatttcattttattatgTCTGTGTTCAAATGAAATAACATATTAATATCTTACTGATGCAGTTCTGGTTTTGTGAGCGTACTCATTTGATCAATCCAATCAGAGGAAGGGAAAATATGCCTCTTAGGGTTGTTAAATGGAATTTGTCGGAATTGTATGCAAAGATGGAAATTATGAAGATCCATGAGTTGGAGGTATGTTTATCCCACACAtccatttggtttaaaaatataaactaCCTATCATTGTAGAATATGACTTTTACATGATAATTAGTTGTACATGTATGATTAAGCGCAACGGTATTAAACTACATATCATGTAGAGAAATTAGCTACAATAATTTTTATTGAACTTCTACTGAAAACAAAGTATTAGACTACCTACCGTtgtaaaatatgatttttacaTAACAATTAGTTGTACATACCATGGTAAGAAAATTACTTGATACCATTTTTGTCAACACACATGTGGTACCCATGTAGAATGTGATTTTTACATCACAAGTAGTTGTACAAGTATACTACTTTTTGGCTACTGTGCTTCTATTCTAATCTGTGTTGGCTCGTTTTTGGATTTCCCATTTTAATCTAATCCATGAGTGAGCTAGACTATGAGTTGGTTCGTTTTTGGATTTCCCATTCTAATCGAATTCCTTAGTGAGCTACTGTGCTTTTAATCCATGTTGGAGTAGGTATGTTATTGTTTGAACAAATTATGTAACTAAAGTCTTATGtactttaataaaattaaacatgGTGTGTTTATGTTATAGGAAGTTGTACAAGTAGGTGGGGGCAATCTGTGTTCACATGGTAGGGGGATAAATGTGGAGCCTCACAAAGTGTTAGATGAAGAATTTCTCCCAATATTTGATATACTGCCATCAGAATTTATGGAAAACAACTTGGGAGAGCCTTCCAACAGTAAGGCGGACCTTAATGACTTGGAGAGAAAATTACAAGAGATGAGTCTTTTGGTGGAGGACTACCGTTCAGAAATTATGAAGCTTACCATTGAAAACAAGAATCTGAAGGAGGAGCTGAAATGTAAGGAAAATTACATAGTAAAAGATAAATCTCCAAAACAAAACTCAATGATTTTGCGGGTGAAATTAAAACAAAGGAAGCCCTTGTTGATGCCAGATTACAAGTATGATGCTtgtgttaataaaaaaatggtaGTTCATatggataaaaattatgttGGTTCACGAGCAATTCAAATGCATGAATATGGGAACATAAAAATAATGGCACCGATGAAGACAATAGCTGTGCGTAGGCTACGAGTGGGCAAGTGTCTTCCAATACTGTATGCAGAGAAGTTGAAACAATTTCTAGATTTGAATGATGATAGGTAGTGTATAATTTTTCATCGTTattctattttatatttttttacctGTTAGTTATCAAGTTGTTGATTATGCTGTTTGaactatatttatatacatatatatagggtttCAATGTGGAAAGGAGAGCATTGTGCAGTGATCCGTGATGATATCCTCGCACTCTTGAATGAGGGTGGTGTTAGTTGACAtgtatttgtaatttttataattatttaacTTAGATAGCAATGAATACAATTATATTTGAATGAAAGGTTTACAAATGATTCATAAGATGTTTTGGTTCTTTCCGTAGGTAGTTGATTATTTTTTCGAAATTTTGAATGACAACCAAATTGGGATTCCAAAAGATCAGCTGAAATATGGGTTTATGCCGACATTTGCGTGGGTACATAAATTTTAGTTCCTCAAACATTGCAGTTAATTTTCCCATTCTAGTTAGTTTAATACCGTCCATAACTATGGAATTAGAACAACCAATGCTATTTAGTAATGAGTAGTGTAATTGTCAAATgttgatttttattatttttttctaatccatttttattaGTATCTGTGGTAAATACAAACTACTTGCCCTTGTAACACAGTAATCCATTTTTATTTTGATCTTCTAGCATTAATCTAGAGAATCTTCTACTTGCCCTTGTAGAATATGATTGTTACGTCATAATTAGTTGTATAGGTATATTACTTTTTAGCTACTGTGCTTCTAATCCATGTTGGCTTGTAGGATATTGTGGATGAATCGAATTCTGCagtgaaaatat
This window contains:
- the LOC108169558 gene encoding uncharacterized protein, with translation MFCMERKKKKISLEYKYDLLKFHRVMEEMRLSVTNAHLELMNHTPFGRLFKAYHENLIIDGVCRKCDANIVSILKFYDPVQKAFVFGGIIATITVKDIAEIFGLPDEGEEINLNSRNCKSAFRGFYERCLADIKDISKKILEERILRVVKLHGSVHEGDFVRLVCLYFCLTLFFSTSGNNTSLYMVGYVEDITKMKDYVWAVAVNNWLLGTIDNMGERYESVTGCVIGLLFWFCERTHLINPIRGRENMPLRVVKWNLSELYAKMEIMKIHELEEVVQVGGGNLCSHGRGINVEPHKVLDEEFLPIFDILPSEFMENNLGEPSNSKADLNDLERKLQEMSLLVEDYRSEIMKLTIENKNLKEELKCKENYIVKDKSPKQNSMILRVKLKQRKPLLMPDYKYDACVNKKMVVHMDKNYVGSRAIQMHEYGNIKIMAPMKTIAVRRLRVGKCLPILYAEKLKQFLDLNDDRVSMWKGEHCAVIRDDILALLNEGGVS